A portion of the Desulfosoma caldarium genome contains these proteins:
- the xerD gene encoding site-specific tyrosine recombinase XerD translates to MRGYVDLFLEYLVAERRLSRHTVSAYATDLRLLMESLQSMGRGSWADVSSEDLEAYLAEKATGTAPKTRARRLASLRSFFRFLEERSLLVPNPAMSLVSPKLPNKLPKILSASQVETLLKAPANGTPLGLRDKAILELLYATGMRVAELTALTFHQLNLKAGFLVIRGKGDKERLVPMGQWAVEALEAYLQRGRPVLVSGRDSGRVFVNYRGRPLSRQGVWKIIRSYARRAGIVTAVSPHVLRHSFATHLLQNGADLRSLQMMLGHADISTTQIYTHVARERLKRIYEQHHPRA, encoded by the coding sequence ATGCGAGGCTATGTGGATCTTTTTCTTGAGTACCTGGTGGCGGAGAGGCGGCTAAGTCGTCACACGGTGTCGGCGTACGCAACGGATCTTCGTCTACTCATGGAGTCTCTTCAAAGCATGGGCAGAGGGTCCTGGGCTGATGTGAGCTCCGAGGATCTAGAAGCCTACCTGGCCGAAAAGGCCACGGGCACGGCGCCCAAGACGCGTGCCCGGCGGTTGGCGTCCCTGCGATCGTTTTTTCGCTTCCTGGAAGAAAGATCGCTCCTTGTGCCCAACCCCGCGATGTCTTTGGTCTCTCCCAAGCTTCCCAACAAGTTGCCCAAGATCCTTTCCGCAAGCCAAGTGGAAACCCTGCTCAAGGCTCCCGCAAACGGCACGCCCTTGGGACTTCGAGACAAGGCCATATTGGAACTTCTCTACGCTACGGGCATGCGCGTCGCCGAACTGACGGCCCTCACCTTTCATCAGCTGAACCTCAAGGCGGGTTTTCTCGTCATTCGAGGCAAAGGGGACAAGGAGCGCCTCGTGCCCATGGGCCAGTGGGCGGTGGAGGCTCTGGAAGCCTACCTCCAAAGGGGCCGCCCCGTGCTGGTATCCGGCCGGGACTCGGGCCGCGTCTTTGTCAATTATCGAGGCCGGCCCCTTTCTCGGCAAGGGGTCTGGAAAATAATTCGATCCTACGCGCGCCGCGCCGGCATAGTCACCGCGGTCAGCCCCCATGTGCTGCGGCATTCCTTTGCCACGCACCTGCTGCAAAACGGCGCCGATCTGCGCTCCCTGCAGATGATGCTGGGCCATGCGGACATCAGCACCACACAGATCTACACCCATGTCGCTCGAGAGCGTTTGAAACGCATCTATGAACAGCACCACCCTCGAGCCTGA